CGGATTCAGCAGTTTCTGATCGACCAGTCTGACATGGATGATACGCGAAAGAAGCAGGAATTCAAAAAGCTCCAGTCGATGATCAATTACTGTCATACGGAAGGCTGCCTGCAGGAATACATTTTGCAATACTTCGGTGAAAAACAGACCACGCCGTGCGGGAAGTGCTCAGAATGTGCCGATGACCGCTCCATTGCTGACGTCACGAAAGACGCACAGATGGTACTGTCCTGTATCCACCGGATGGGCGAACGATTCGGTAAAACAATGGTCGCGCAAGTCCTTGTCGGAAGTAAAAACAGGAAAATGTCAGAAATGAATTTCGATACCTTAAGCACTTATGGCTTAATGAAAGGGAAAGGCCAAAAAGATGTCATTCAGTTTATCGATTACCTGGTAGCTTCACAGATCCTGCGCCTTGACGGGGGCGGCTATCCGGTGTTGAAACTCACAGAGCGATGCCTGCCGATCCTCAAAGGAGAATCGAAAGTCTTCCGTAAAGAAGCCAGAGCACCGAAAGAAATGTCCCAGGAAGATCCGCTCTTCGTTCATCTCAGAGAGCTTCGCTCAGAACTTGCCGCAGCACATGACGTTGCACCGTATATGGTTTTCTCTGACCGGACTTTGAAAGAAATGGTTGAACGCCTGCCGGTGACAGAATCCGCGATGCTTGAGATTAAAGGGGTCGGCGAATCCAAACTGGATACATACGGGCGTGCCTTCATGAAAAAAATTGCCCAGTACCGCCTTGAACAGGACGTCAAATAATACGTAAATGCCCATCATGACAGGAGGTATTCTCATGGCTGAGTTCAGTGATTTTCAACAGCTTGATCTTCGTATCGGTACGATCCTGACGGCAGAGCCCTTTTCAAAAGCACGCGTACCTGCCTTCAAAATCACCATCGATTTTGGTACAGAGATCGGCATCAAAAAGTCCAGTGCCCAAATCACACACCGATATCAACCTGAGGACCTCGTCGGGAAACAAGTCACCGCAGTCGTCAATTTCCCCCCGCGAAATATCGCAGGTTTCTCATCAGAAGTGCTAATCCTGGGCGCAGTGCCGGGCGAAGGGGATGTCGTCCTCCTTCATCCGGACGAGGCTGTCCCAAACGGCACAATAATCAGCTGAAAATGTTTGTGAAGCCGTGTTCCACTAAAACTGCATTCTTTCAGCACACTTACACTTTTCTGAACATGAAAAAAGAACGTTCCATTACGGAGCGTTCTTTTTCCATTTTATTCAATCTTGTTCTTCAACGGCTTTTAACGAGCAGTTGAACCGCTTCTTCAATCACATCTTCACGCTTTTGGCCTGAATTCTGATGATCATGAATGCAGGATACAAGATTTTGGGCCACCACAAGAGCCGTTGCCCGGTCAAGTGCAGAACGGACCGCGGACATCTGTGTAATGATGTCCTTACAATCTTTCTCCTCCTCCATCATTCGAATAACGCCTTTCAACTGGCCTTCCACACGCTTCATACGATTTATCACTTCCAGCGAGTATGCCATATATTACACTCCGTTCCGTTTGATTTATCGAGCTGTACTTTATAAAAGAACGAATGCCAAGAGATAACCTACTGCAACAGCGACAAAAGTGGCAATCAGTCCTGGCAGCATAAAGCTGTGGTTAAAGACATATTTACCGATCTTCGTCGTTCCGGTTCTGTCAAATCCGATTGCAGCAATGATCGGGCCATAGTTCGGCATGAAGAAATAACCGTTCACTGCCGGGAACATAGCAATCATAAAGGCTGGATTGATACCCAGTGTTAATCCGAGTGGCATCAGTGCACCAACGGTCGCTGCCTGGGAATTGAGGAAGATGGACATGATAAAGAGCGCAAAGGCAAAGACCCAAGGAGCGGTTTCCACCATGCCCTGAACAGCAGGTTCAATGATCTCCATATTGGCCTGGAAGAATGAATCCCCCATCCATGCGATCCCGAAGATGGCAACAACCGCGACAATCCCTGCACGGAAAACGCTCCCTGTTGCAACTTTCGCTGCATCCACTTTACAAATCAGCAATATTAAAGCTGCAATTGTCAGCATGACGATTTGAATCGTATGTGGCATGGATAAGATTGTAATCTCTTCGCCTGTACCGAATGATGGGCGAAGTTGTTCAAAAGTCCCAAGCAATACAATCAGGACAGCTGCAAACAGGAACAGCCACACAGAATAAATGGATCGGCTTGATACTTCTCGCTTTTCGCGCTCTTGAACGGCCGGCGCAAGGCCGTTTTCCAGCCGGCGTATGTACTCCGGATCATTTTCGAGTTCCGGCCCACGGTTTTTCATGACAAATGCAGCGGTCATGATTCCGATGAAGGTTGCAGGCACAGTAATCATCAGAATATTCATCAAGGTGAAATCAAATCCTGCAATCAGGGCAAGAAGCGCGACCGTTGCCGCAGAGATCGGACTGGCGACAATCGCCTGCTGGGATGCAATGACGGCTACCGACAGCGGACGTTCAGGACGCACTTTGGATTCCTGGGCCACCTCTGAAATGACTGGAAGCAATGTATACGCTACGTGCCCTGTTCCTGCAAAGAACGTGAAAAAATACGTGGTAATCGGCGCCATGAATGTGATCCGCGATGGATTTTTCCTGAGGATTTTCTCCGCCAGGTCAACGAGCACATTCATACCGCCCGCGGCCTGCAACGTCCCGGCCGCTGTCACGACGGCCACGATCATCAGCATGACATCGATCGGCGGTGAGGTTGGTTCCAGATTGAAGACAAAGGTTAAAATCGCAAGACCCGCTCCACCCATGATACCGAGCCCGATCCCGCCAATTCTGGCCCCGATCAAAATCGCCAACAAAACAATCATAAACTGTAAAATAAACAATCAGGTCACCTTCTTTTCATAAAAATTCTGCACTCACTTATCATAGCTTTTCACAGCGCTGAAGCATAGTGTTTTGTGAATCATTTCACATAAAGTTCAGAATTCAGATCTTTATTTGTAATGGAAATTCGGAGAGACGATGGTATTGTCATAGTCTTCATGAAAAATATGCGTGGTTGCCGGAGATACCGGTGGAATAAGCCAAGTCCAGTCACCTGTTACAGGTCTCCCCGTTTGACATTCATTTTTCTGGAATTGTTTGAACTGGTGCGCTGCAGTGTGATGATCAACGATGGATACTCCGTCTTCTTGAAAAGACTGGAGCACTGCCTGATTTAAAATCACAAGTGCTTCATCCTTCCATAAAGAGGCGTTCGATCCTCTCTCGATCCCGGCGGCATCTGCAACTGCCGCAAGTTTGTTGTACCGCGCTTCATCTGCTAAATTCCTCGCACCGATTTCCGTCCCCATATACCAGCCGTTAAAAGGTGCCGCCGGATATTCAATGCCTCCGATCTCCAAAAGCATGTCAGCGATTGCCGGAACGGCGTACCACTTCAGGTTCAGATCCTTCATTCCGGGATACTTTGCGTGGCGAATCCGCACTTCTTTCACGATATCAGGGGCCAATTCAAACCACTGCGGTGCTTCTTGAGCAGTTGCTATCACTAAAGGCAGCAGATCAAATTCTGTCCCTACTCCTTTCCAGCCGAGTGACTCACAATAGGCTGTGAAATGAAGAGAATGCGGATCACCGATCACGCCCTTTTCTGTTTGATATCCCGCATATCTGATCAATTGATGATTATAAAGTGTGACCGGCACTTCTCCTTCTTTTCGAGGTGCAAAAATCGTAATCGTCGGTTTGATTTTACCGTCGTTCGTTGCAAAACGAATATGCTCCACCAGCGTTTGATGGACCTGTTCACAAGTGAAGTGATCCCGTGCGTCGATGACCGATAACGAGTCCCAGAATAACCGGCCGATGCATTTGTTCGCATTTCGCCATGCCATTTTTGCGCCGTGAGTCAACTCTTCACTCGTATGTGTATAACTTCCTGTTTTAACAATTTCCTCTTCAATCGCGATCCACCGGCTTGCTATCGCTTCTGGTGATTTCCCCAGTTCATG
This Salisediminibacterium beveridgei DNA region includes the following protein-coding sequences:
- a CDS encoding nitric oxide synthase oxygenase codes for the protein MDNLKQQARSFIEQCYHELGKSPEAIASRWIAIEEEIVKTGSYTHTSEELTHGAKMAWRNANKCIGRLFWDSLSVIDARDHFTCEQVHQTLVEHIRFATNDGKIKPTITIFAPRKEGEVPVTLYNHQLIRYAGYQTEKGVIGDPHSLHFTAYCESLGWKGVGTEFDLLPLVIATAQEAPQWFELAPDIVKEVRIRHAKYPGMKDLNLKWYAVPAIADMLLEIGGIEYPAAPFNGWYMGTEIGARNLADEARYNKLAAVADAAGIERGSNASLWKDEALVILNQAVLQSFQEDGVSIVDHHTAAHQFKQFQKNECQTGRPVTGDWTWLIPPVSPATTHIFHEDYDNTIVSPNFHYK
- the csaA gene encoding chaperone CsaA — its product is MAEFSDFQQLDLRIGTILTAEPFSKARVPAFKITIDFGTEIGIKKSSAQITHRYQPEDLVGKQVTAVVNFPPRNIAGFSSEVLILGAVPGEGDVVLLHPDEAVPNGTIIS
- a CDS encoding metal-sensitive transcriptional regulator, which produces MAYSLEVINRMKRVEGQLKGVIRMMEEEKDCKDIITQMSAVRSALDRATALVVAQNLVSCIHDHQNSGQKREDVIEEAVQLLVKSR
- a CDS encoding anaerobic C4-dicarboxylate transporter family protein, whose translation is MFILQFMIVLLAILIGARIGGIGLGIMGGAGLAILTFVFNLEPTSPPIDVMLMIVAVVTAAGTLQAAGGMNVLVDLAEKILRKNPSRITFMAPITTYFFTFFAGTGHVAYTLLPVISEVAQESKVRPERPLSVAVIASQQAIVASPISAATVALLALIAGFDFTLMNILMITVPATFIGIMTAAFVMKNRGPELENDPEYIRRLENGLAPAVQEREKREVSSRSIYSVWLFLFAAVLIVLLGTFEQLRPSFGTGEEITILSMPHTIQIVMLTIAALILLICKVDAAKVATGSVFRAGIVAVVAIFGIAWMGDSFFQANMEIIEPAVQGMVETAPWVFAFALFIMSIFLNSQAATVGALMPLGLTLGINPAFMIAMFPAVNGYFFMPNYGPIIAAIGFDRTGTTKIGKYVFNHSFMLPGLIATFVAVAVGYLLAFVLL